Genomic window (Streptomyces cadmiisoli):
ACCTCACGGCGCCCGGTGTGGACATCGGCGCGGCGAGGTCGAAGGACGGCGGACTGTCCGGCGCTCCCGTCGCCGACGGCTACTTCGCCCTGAGCGGCACCTCCATGGCCACCCCGCACGTCGCCGGTGCCGCCGCCATTCTCGCGCAGCAGCACCCCGACTGGAGCGGCGAGGACATCAAGCACGCGCTGACCGCTTCCGCGACGCCGAGTGCCTACACCGTCTTCCAGCAGGGGGCCGGGCGGGCCGACCTGGGCGCGGCGATCCAGCAGTCGGCGGTCACCCGGCAGACGTCGCTGCCCTTCGGCACCGCACAATGGCCGCACGCAGACGACGAGCCGATCACCAAGGACCTGACCTACCGCAACCTGGGCAGCACACCGCTCACCCTGAAGCTGACCACGGAGGTCACCGGGCCTGACGGCGTGCCCGCGCCCGACGGTATGTTCACCGTCGACGAGCAGGTCACCATCGCGCCCGGCGGCGAGAAGACGGTGAAGGTCACCGCCGACACCCGGATCGGGGACCGAACGGGACTCTTCAGCGGTCGGGTCAAGGCGACCGGCGGCGGGCAGACCGTCCGTACCCCGCTGGTCGTAGAACTCGAGGCGGAGATGTACACCCTCACGGTCAAGGCTCTCGACCGCGCCGGCAAGCCTGCCGCTCCGTCCTGGTGGGCCGCGGTGGCGGGCCTGTCCGGCACCGCCGAAGGAGACTCCTCCTACCTCCACGACGGCTCGTCCTCCATGCGGTTGCCCAAGGGCCGGTACTTCCTCAGCGCGACGCTCCCGGCGGACCCGGCGGGGTCGTTCTCCCAGGGCGTCGACTTCATCAACCAGCCCCGGCTGGACCTCACACGCGACACCACGGTGACGCTGGACGGGCGCACCACCAAGCCGTTCGACATCACCGTCCCGAACCGCTCCGCATACCCAGTGGCCGCCGACACGAGTGTCTTCAGCGGGATGACCAACGGGAAGGGCGCCGGGTTCGGCATCGGAATCACGACCGGGACCACGCCGGACATCGACCCGCACAAGGCGATACGCACCGCGCACCTGGGCCCCAAGGTGAACCTCCAGGAGCAGCACCTGCGGCAGAACCTCGGGTTCTCGTTCTCCACCGGCGCCAAGGGCCGTGACGAGTACCACCTGCTGTACCTGCACAAGAGCGACACCGTGACGACCGGGTTCACCCGCCACACCAAGCGACACGACTTCGCGAACGTCGACGTCACGATGGGGGCAACGGCCAAGAACAAATTCGGTCTCTACACCCCGGGCATATCAGAGGTAGGTGGTGGCTACGCAACCGCCCACCCCTTGCCGTACACCGGCACCGTTCACCTGCTCGGGCCGAGCAACACCTGGCGTTTCGGGTTCAGCCAGGCCAACTCCGACGTCCGCCCGGAAGCCAGCTATACCAACACGTCCGCGGACGTGTTCAAACCGGGCCGCACCTACCGCAAGACGTTCAACATGGGTGTTTTCGGCCCCGACCTGCGACCGGGTTTCGGGATCATCCGTGAAGGCGCGATGGTCAACGGAGCCCTGCCGATGTTCTCGGACAACGCCGGCAACCACAACGACAACAACAGTGTGCACAGTGAAACCTCCACGACACTCCACCGCAACGGCGAACTCGTCTACGAGAACACTGCCACGCCCGCGGCCTTCCATTTCGTACTGGACGACGAGCGAGCCGACTACCGGCTGACGGCCTCGATCGCTCGCGCGGGGGTGTCCGACGTCTCCACGAGGGTCACGGCGAGCTGGACGTTCTCCTCGGAGTACACCGCCGAACCGACCCTCATCCCGCTGTCCGTCGTCCGTTTCACGCCCGAACTGTCCCTCGACAACACCGCGCGGGCCGGAGCGAAGATGAAGGTGCCGGTGAGCGTGAAGGGTGCCGCGGAGGGACGCAATCTCAAGTCCCTGAGTGTGCGGGTCTCCTATGACCAGGGTGCCCACTGGCACAAGCTGACGGTGCGCGACGGTGCCGTCCAGGTCACCAACCCCCGCGCCGGAGGCAGTGTCTCCTTCAAGGCCGTGGCCGTCGACAAGCAGGGCAACTCCGTCGAGCAGACCATCAACGACGCCTACCTGACGCACTGACACCCGTCCCGGGCCGGTAGCTTCAGTCTGGACAAAATCTGCTGGAAAGACCCATAGGGTGCCGGCACGGTCCGAACCGTGTCGGCACCGCCTCATGACCCTAGCTGGTCGACAGAGCGTAAAGTCTGATCTGCTCCGCACCCCGGCGTGCGACTCGGCAGTATCGCTGTCGGCGCATCGCCGATGCGACCCGCGCGTTCCGGTCGGAGCGCCACCGTGCACGCTGCTTCTGCGGCTCGCCGCGCGGTCCGGGTGTGACCCGACCCAGTCACCCTTGATCAACTCCAGGGCCGCCTCGATGCCGGACGATGCCTCGACGGGAGGCCGTCCTCACGGTTCCACGCCTTGATCTTGACGAAGGGCTTCCACTGTTCGTGGAAGCCCTGGGTCGCAAGGCTTGCATGGACCTCGGGGTTGAGTATCAGCACAAGGACAGGGCTGTGGCCTGGGTCCAGTGGTCCAGCGCCTGTGAAGGGCAGACCCGAGGTCGGCGTTGCCATGGGAGCCGACGACCAGGCCGATTCCGGTCAGCAGCCCGGTGACTGCGGCGGCCAGAAAGGGATTCAGCCGGCGAAGACCGCGGTGACAGCGGAGTCCGTGGCCGACCAGACCGCTTCGGAGCCGGCTCCCTGATTCCAGGATGCTCGGGAGCAGCGAAAGAGATCTCGATGCATAAGAATTACCTGAGATCATTGATGCGTCAACTTACTTGTGGGTATCGGGGGGCGCCGAGTCGCCCCCGGCCCTTCGGTCGCGGAATAGGTATATGAGCGCAAGGGCGCTCACCTGGTGCCGCGGTTCGTGTGTGCCGGCTTTCGCGCCCGCCGGAAAGTCGGGATGCCGGCCGAAATCATCATTTCGGGCCGTCGCGCAAGCCTGGAGCCGAGGTCGACTCGCCATCGAGCGCATCGTCGGCGCGTCACTGAAGTCATGCCCGGATTGGGGTGAAGGTGAAATTTCAGGTCGACATGGAAGCCCGATTGGTTGAAGCATCAAGTATCGGCTAGAGTCGAATCACGACGTACGCGGCTTCCGTGCACCGAGGTGGGCGCGTCGCGGTCTGCTCCGATGCACTGCTCCGATGGATAACGATGGCGATGTCAAACGACCCGATGCGTCCCCGCACAGTTTCCCGGCCGCGCCGCTCACCCAAAACGTGGGTCGGAACGCAGTCACACCCCCTCACTGCTTTCCCCGGATCCGCCCGCAGATTGTGGTGGAACGCCGACCGCCATGCCAGGAAATCTGTAGCCGTCGGCTCGATGGTGCCAACTGCCCTGATCGCGGTGGCGCTGTCCACGTGCACCTCCCCGCAGGCCACCCCCTCGCCGGTATCGGCCGACGAGATGGTGCAACTCCTGGAGGGCCTGGTCCCCGAGGGGAAGCTGTCCGCGCAGCACGGGAGGGGTCAGACCCGGGGGGAGAAGCCCGGCCCGCCGCCCTCCGCGGAACTGGTCCTGGAGCGGAATGGACGTGCAGCCAAGGTGCAGGTGACCCTGAGCCGGTATCCGGTTCCGCTTCCCCCAGCGATCTCGGAATGCCCTGAAACGGCCTACCGCCCCCTCAGTCGCTGCACGCAGACGCTGTTGCCGGGTGGAGCCAGTCTCGTGCTGGATCAGTCCCCGAAGGACGAGAAGTACCCGTCCGGTGCCCGACACGCCAGTGCGTTGCTGACCCAGAAAGACGGCCGGCGGGTCATCGTGACCCAGGCTGGTGACCCGCGCGGTAAGAACCCGGCCGAGGATACGCCGCTCCCGCTCACCCCGAAGCAGCTCACCGTTGTTGCCACCTCTCAGGTATGGGACCCCCACACACGGGCGCTGCCCGAACCTGCCGCCGACATACCCACGTCCCCGCCGGTCAGCAAGATGGCCGCGCAGCAGATCAGCAGCCTCATCATGCGGCTGCTGCCCAGGGGACTCGAAGCGGAAAGATCGCGCGGATCGCAGGACTTTGGCCACGTCATCGTCGACGACGGCCACGGCAAGAGCCTCGTGGCCGCTACGGTCCAGCAATGGCCACACCACGAGTCCAGCCTGGACGAGGTGTTCAAGAAGGCTGACATCCTGCCCGACGGTACCCGCATGATCAGCCGCAAGGGCCCCGCTGCCAGGGGCGGCAAGGGCACCGTAAGGTGGGAAGTCGACACCCTCAGCAAGAACGGCGTGCGCGTCGTCGTCTCCGCGGTCAACGCACGTGCCTACCAACTCCCGGCCAACCGGGCCAACCCCGCCCTCAGTTTGGAACAGCTGCGACGCATCGCGATTGATCCCGCCTGGCAGACCGTCGACGGATCCTGACCTCAAGCGCAACGAGAAGACGGCCACGTACCTCAGCGGGAGTGTCCGACCTGGGTTCCGTACGAGGGTCCGCCCGCGGCCTACGCAGTGAGCAGCCCGTCGCGCATAGCCTCCTGGTGCCGTGGCAGGCAACGTATGCCCGTCAAGGAGCGGCGTCGTAGGAGCCCCCTCAGGCTCGAGCGAAGCCGAGAGTGGGGGAGCGTGCCCGGCGTCGCGACGGGGCGAGCGTTGCCTGCGACGAAGCGGTCCTTGCTCCTTACCTGGTGAGTCGGCACGATAGTCCTTGCCGTCCCGCAGGAGGAGAGACACGTCGGCGTCGCCCGGGGATCAGGGGAGTGCCGCTGCCGGTGGGCCGGATGGACGGTACGGCGTGGTCAGGGGGACGTGCGGGGAGTGGCCGGGGAGGTCATCGTGATGGTGGTGGTTGAGGGAGGCGCTCCGGTCGGCTCTGACCCTCCGCTACTGGGAAGAAGCCACCGGCTTCCTCGCCCCGGCACACCGATCACTGCTTTCCTGACCATCTCCTTGGCAGGGTCCTGAGTCAGCTGCTACTGGCTGTGCGCGGCGCTGGCCCCCGTCGTCGCCCTCGCCTTCTGCTTCGCCTCGCCGTCCCGCCCGGCACGCTCGACAGACTGTTCCGTCAGACCGGGCGCGGCTCGGCACGTCTGTTCGTCGCCGGGCCCGCGAGTGAGGCAGTCGAGCGCCGTGGCCTGCCCGGACAGCGTCCGGACGCTGCGCGCATGCCGGTGCCGGCCGTCGATGTCGAGACCCTCGCCGCAGCCCTCGCAGGCGGTTCCCTCATTGCCGCGCTGTGACCGGACGCCAGGTCGAACGGTGCGCGTCGCAGTCATGGCCGCATTCGTCGCACAGGAGCCCATCACCGTCGCCGCGAAGCCTGTCTGCGAGGCCTGGCAGCGCCGCTCCGGCGGCTCGACAGGCAGCGGGCCTAGGATCGCTGGCGACGTAGGGAGAGGCATGGCAAGTGAGACGAGCCCGCAGAGGCCGAAGTACCAGCGGATTGCCGACGACCTGAAGACGGCGATCGAGTCCGGCCTCTACGGCCCCGGCGATCGACTGCCGGCTGAGAGCGTGCTCGCCGTCCGGTACGACGTCGCTGAGGTCACCGCCCACCAAGCACTCAAGATGTTGAGGATCGAGGGACTGGTGGAAACGGAGAAGGCGGCTGGTCCCCGAGTCATCGAGTTCCGCCCGATCCGGCGTCACGGCATTCAGCGGCTGGCATCTGAGCAGTGGGGTGCCGGCAAATCCATCTGGTCCGCCGACGAGGATCGGCCGGTCACCATTGACGTCCGCGTCGACACGGTGGCGGTCCCCGTACACATCGCCCGGTTGCTGGACGTGGACGAGAGCGCACTGGTCTGCGCTCGCTCCCGACGTTTCCTGCTGGGCGACAGGCCCGTCATGCTCGCGACCTCCTACCTGCCCCTTGGGCTGGTTGAAGGAACGGCGATCATGCGTTACGACACCGGGGACGGCGGCACGTACGCCCGGCTCGCTGAGATCGGTCACGCACCCACGCACTTCCGAGAGGAGATCCGGTGCCGACTGCCTGTAGCCGAAGAGGCCGAAGGTCTTGCCATGCCCTCGGAGCGCCCGGTCATGAAGTTGTGCCGCACGGCCTTCGACGCGGAACTTCGAGCGGTCGAAGTGAACGAGATGACCACGGACAGCGCGGCGTACGTGCTGGAGTACGCGTTTGATGCCTGAGCATCCCGACTTGCGCACCTCAAGCCCCTTCATGACTGATCTTCGTGTGCGGGCCACGACACTCGCCAGAGCCGAAACGCAACATCACAGCGCCTTGTCGAAGCTCGTGCACACCGGTATTGACGGGTTTTCAACATGTTGCACCCACCGACTTCGTAACCCTTCACTCGCCGTAGAAGGTCGCATCCGTTGTGCACCTCGCAATTGCTCCCCGTGCCGGTGGGAGTTGAGGCTCGGGGTGTGCGGGCTGTGCCGAGGTGTCGCAAGTCGGGTGAGAGCGGGGTTGCTGGTGCGGCTTCACCACGTGAACGCTGTCCGACCGACTCGGGCCGATGGTGAACAAGCCTCCTTGCCTGTTGGGCGACGACCTGTAGACTCCAAACTAATTGTCGCATCAACTATCGGGGTTTGTGTGGAGAGCAAGAAGGTCATCGCTGTAGTCGGGGCGACGGGCAAGCAGGGCGGGGGATTGGTGGACGCAGTCCTCACTGATCCGGACAGCCCATTCGTGGTGCGAGCCCTGACGAGAGACGCGAGTTCGCGTGCTGCGAAGGAGATGGCGGCACGCGGCGTGGAAGTCGGCGAAGCCGATCTGGACAGCGAAATCAGCCTGGTTCAGGCTTTCGCGGGAGCACATGGCGTCTTCGTCGTGACAGATTTCTGGTCCCCGCTGACCCCCGAGCAGGAAGCGGTCAGGCCCCGCACGATCAGAGAGTTCGAGCAGGCGACCAATGCGGCGCGAGCGGCGAAGGCCGCCGGTGTCAGCCATGTGGTGTGGTCCACCCTGGAGGACACTCGACCCCATTTCGAGAGAACAGGTGACGCGGTTCCGCGGGTCATGGGCGGATACACGGCGCCGCACTTCGATGTGAAGGCCAGTGCGGACGCGGTCTTCGCCGAACTGCAGGTGCCCACAACCTTCTTGCGCTTGCCATTCTTCTACGAGACGGTTTTCCTCGGTATGGGCCCCGTCCGCAATGAGCGTGGCGAGCTGATCCTCTCCATTCCCATCGCTGATCGCAAGATGACGGTGATCGGAGCACAGGACATAGGCCGAACGGTGCACCGCATCTTCAAGGCTGCCGATCACTGGATCGGTGAAACGGTGTCCATCGCGGCAGAACACGTAACCGGCGCAGAACTCGCCGCGATGCTCTCGGCCGCCATCGGCGAGAAGGTCACCTACCAGCCCTTCAGTTGGCCCGAGTTCCGAGGCTTGGACGTCCCACATGCGATCGCTGTCTCCAACGGACTTCAGTTCCTCGCCGAGAGGTCGGAAGACACGGAGATCCGGGACATCGAACTGACCCACAACCTCAACCCCGAGCTGGAAAGTTACGAGGCGTGGATCGGGAGGCACGGGGCTGCCCTGCGCGCCCTCAACGCCTGATCACTGCACCTTGAGCGGGCAGCGGACCTGTCGCGGTCCAAGACTCTGCCCGTTCGGCCAGTACACGTGGGCGAGTTGAAGGCGCGGCCTGACCATCTGCCTGGCACGGGCCGGACCTCGGCGCCTCTGGGATGTCCGGCCACTCCGCTTTTGTCAGATCGGAGGCAACACCGGCGCGGCTCTGCTCGTCCACGCGTCGCCGAGCCTGCGAGTGCAAGCAGTCAAACGCCGGAGACGGCGCACAGCCGAGCTTGGCGGAGCCGCTGTCCGTCAGATCGCAGGCCGGGGCGAGACTGAATTCTCTCCCCGACCGTCCCCTTCTTGTCGGCCTGTCACGGCTCGGCAGGCCCCACCTGCCTGATCTTCTGCCTCCACCCCGCCCTTGCTATTCGGCGGTGCCCATCGCCGTGACCGGGCTGACGCGGGCCGCGCGGCGAGCGGGCAGCAGTCCGGCGAGCGCGGTGACGGCGAGCAGGCTCAGGAAGACCGTCAGCAGTTGCCGTAGGGCAGGAGCAGCGGTGCCCCGAAGTTGCCTGCGCGGATCGTAAGCCAGGCGTAGGGCACGCCGAGGGCCAGGCCGAGGGTGCCGCCCATGGCACCGTACAGGCCGGCTTCCATGCCGATCGCGAGGCGGAGTCCGCGCCGGCCGAGTCCCAGGGCGCGCAGCAGTCCGGATTCTCGGGTGCGTTCCAGCACGGTGAGTCCGGTCGTGGTGCCGACGCCGATGACGGCCATGAGCACCGTGAGCCCGAGCAGACCCAGTGACGTCGTGGCCCACAGCTTTAGGTGGCGGAGCTGTTGTCGCGCTCCTCGGCGAGGATGCTCAGGTCGGTACCACCGTTCGGGCCCGTGGTGCGCAGGATCGCCTTCTCCGCCGCGGTGCGCGCCGCCTGCCCGCCTTGGGCGGCGTTCGCCAGGACCCCGTTCCGCAGCCGTGAGGCGCCCATACGGTCCAGGTCGGCGGGCGCGACGATCACATCGGCGGTGAGCGGTGCGTCGCTGGGCAGCGTGGCGGCGACGGTCACACGGACAGTGCGCTTGCTCACCGAGGTGAGGGTGAGGCTGTCGCCCTCCGTCACGTCCAGCTCCTGGGCGACTCGGGCATTTGCGATCACCCGGCCCGGACCGAGATTGCTCAGGGTGCCGTCGGCCGGATACAGATGTCGTGAGGAGGGCAGAGCGGCCGGCTCCAGGTCGGTGGCGACGGCGTCGGTTCCGTCGATGGAGATCTCGGTCTTGCGGTAGGCGGTCGCGTGTGTCAGCTCGGGCAGGGCTTTGATCCGTTGTACGAACTCAGCGCTGAGGCCCCTGTCGTCGCCGCGCAGGTCGAAGTCCGCTGGTGCGTTGACGGCGAGGTGCCGGTCCGTGTGGCCCTGCAGGCTCGCGATGCCGACGAGGGTCCCGGAGACCAGGGCGACGCCGAGCGCCACGATGGTCGATACGGCGGCGGCGCGGCGGGGGGTGCCTCCGACGCCGCCGACGGCGAGTGTGCCCGTGGGCCCCCGCTGGCGCAGCGGCCATCCGACGGTGGCCAGCACCGGGCGGACAAGCAGCGGGCCGAGGGCGACCAGCGCGAGGAAGGCCATGGCGCCTGAGAGGACGGCGATGGTCATGCCCGCGGCCCGTGCGTAGTTCGTGTCGCCCGGTTCCGGCAGATTGCTGAAGACCACGCCGATCAGTCCGAGGGCGCCGGCGGCGAGGAACAGGCCGGTACCCAGGCGCGCGCGACCGATACCGCGTTCGCCCGCCACCGTTCCGGCGCGGCGCAGAGCCAGCAGAGGGGACACCCCGGACGCCGACAGCGCGGGAGCGAGGACTGCGCCGACCGTCACCAGCACGGCCCCGAGCACCACCGCCAGGGCCGCCGGAACGGGAACTCCCGGTATCGAGAGACTCTGTCCGGTGGTGTTCGCGATCGCCGGGACGGCATGTCCGGCGCCGAGTGCCAGTAGCACCCCGGCCGTCCCGGCTACCAGGCCCACCAGCGCTCCCTCGACGGCGAGGGCCCGCACGAGCTGGCCGCGGTGCGCGCCGATGGTGCGCAGAAGTGCCAGTTGGCGCAGCCGCTGCGCGAAGACGATCCGGAACGTGGACGTCGCCACGAGGGCTGCGGCGACCACGG
Coding sequences:
- a CDS encoding S8 family serine peptidase; protein product: MAISMLLVAATASTSVALSGPIGTSVSPTSVPAAPVDSAAPTGAAQRWIPLLTGDQVAVNAQGEIVSTRPAKGREGIPVLRETLNGHTYVVPADARRLIQSGRLDRRLFDITTLSSPAYAQRQDLRLIVRYDTARPAARTALRAGARTQRPLNSINADALTAPAGDAQLWSTLTTGPAGAANRGTAPGIASVWLDAVVEVSLDKSVPQIGGPQAWKAGLDGTGSRIAVLDTGIDATHPDLAGQVVAERNFTDSPDTLDRLGHGTHVASTAAGTGAKSGGLYKGVAPGARILNAKVLGDRGFGAHSGIIAGMEWAVAEKADVVNLSLGGTDTPGVDPVEEAVNNLSAETGTLFVIAAGNLGSQGAGSIGSPGSADAALTVGAVDKQDRLASFSSIGPRVGDGAIKPDLTAPGVDIGAARSKDGGLSGAPVADGYFALSGTSMATPHVAGAAAILAQQHPDWSGEDIKHALTASATPSAYTVFQQGAGRADLGAAIQQSAVTRQTSLPFGTAQWPHADDEPITKDLTYRNLGSTPLTLKLTTEVTGPDGVPAPDGMFTVDEQVTIAPGGEKTVKVTADTRIGDRTGLFSGRVKATGGGQTVRTPLVVELEAEMYTLTVKALDRAGKPAAPSWWAAVAGLSGTAEGDSSYLHDGSSSMRLPKGRYFLSATLPADPAGSFSQGVDFINQPRLDLTRDTTVTLDGRTTKPFDITVPNRSAYPVAADTSVFSGMTNGKGAGFGIGITTGTTPDIDPHKAIRTAHLGPKVNLQEQHLRQNLGFSFSTGAKGRDEYHLLYLHKSDTVTTGFTRHTKRHDFANVDVTMGATAKNKFGLYTPGISEVGGGYATAHPLPYTGTVHLLGPSNTWRFGFSQANSDVRPEASYTNTSADVFKPGRTYRKTFNMGVFGPDLRPGFGIIREGAMVNGALPMFSDNAGNHNDNNSVHSETSTTLHRNGELVYENTATPAAFHFVLDDERADYRLTASIARAGVSDVSTRVTASWTFSSEYTAEPTLIPLSVVRFTPELSLDNTARAGAKMKVPVSVKGAAEGRNLKSLSVRVSYDQGAHWHKLTVRDGAVQVTNPRAGGSVSFKAVAVDKQGNSVEQTINDAYLTH
- a CDS encoding GntR family transcriptional regulator, producing the protein MASETSPQRPKYQRIADDLKTAIESGLYGPGDRLPAESVLAVRYDVAEVTAHQALKMLRIEGLVETEKAAGPRVIEFRPIRRHGIQRLASEQWGAGKSIWSADEDRPVTIDVRVDTVAVPVHIARLLDVDESALVCARSRRFLLGDRPVMLATSYLPLGLVEGTAIMRYDTGDGGTYARLAEIGHAPTHFREEIRCRLPVAEEAEGLAMPSERPVMKLCRTAFDAELRAVEVNEMTTDSAAYVLEYAFDA
- a CDS encoding NmrA/HSCARG family protein — encoded protein: MESKKVIAVVGATGKQGGGLVDAVLTDPDSPFVVRALTRDASSRAAKEMAARGVEVGEADLDSEISLVQAFAGAHGVFVVTDFWSPLTPEQEAVRPRTIREFEQATNAARAAKAAGVSHVVWSTLEDTRPHFERTGDAVPRVMGGYTAPHFDVKASADAVFAELQVPTTFLRLPFFYETVFLGMGPVRNERGELILSIPIADRKMTVIGAQDIGRTVHRIFKAADHWIGETVSIAAEHVTGAELAAMLSAAIGEKVTYQPFSWPEFRGLDVPHAIAVSNGLQFLAERSEDTEIRDIELTHNLNPELESYEAWIGRHGAALRALNA
- a CDS encoding FtsX-like permease family protein, with product MAVIGVGTTTGLTVLERTRESGLLRALGLGRRGLRLAIGMEAGLYGAMGGTLGLALGVPYAWLTIRAGNFGAPLLLPYGNC
- a CDS encoding FtsX-like permease family protein — protein: MRAEEARAAASQYEALFELIAAFLAAAVVAAALVATSTFRIVFAQRLRQLALLRTIGAHRGQLVRALAVEGALVGLVAGTAGVLLALGAGHAVPAIANTTGQSLSIPGVPVPAALAVVLGAVLVTVGAVLAPALSASGVSPLLALRRAGTVAGERGIGRARLGTGLFLAAGALGLIGVVFSNLPEPGDTNYARAAGMTIAVLSGAMAFLALVALGPLLVRPVLATVGWPLRQRGPTGTLAVGGVGGTPRRAAAVSTIVALGVALVSGTLVGIASLQGHTDRHLAVNAPADFDLRGDDRGLSAEFVQRIKALPELTHATAYRKTEISIDGTDAVATDLEPAALPSSRHLYPADGTLSNLGPGRVIANARVAQELDVTEGDSLTLTSVSKRTVRVTVAATLPSDAPLTADVIVAPADLDRMGASRLRNGVLANAAQGGQAARTAAEKAILRTTGPNGGTDLSILAEERDNSSAT